In Methanooceanicella nereidis, the following are encoded in one genomic region:
- a CDS encoding nucleotidyltransferase domain-containing protein has protein sequence MEDYTPGMIDSYPTKLDDIKAIHEKFTLYGIKRNEILNVSDELLNYVISILQNEPVEAPDVPLEQWYSFLSLLDEQRITPFIYWKLKEMPSLYLPSKTIMDNIRLKYMNSAAISLQVEGQLKYILHRFESEGIDVLVLKGPGLAYGVYPQTASRSYNDIDLLIKPEDMPRSRVAMEGLGYDCLKKRYDISRDWYYEEQFLHKNDLKCRPVEIHWDLHPYSILGKMDFKQLYDRSDLIDSKDMKFRTLNTVDALIYSALHMGFIHCREVKLSWILDVDLLCKRLKEDDWIKLQKRSVETCARMALENSLIMTTKWTGLKIPSHFDDFSKWPEPTKNEVLAYSYVLQDSKRTFRSMKLKWPASFSMAKKAHILLNVGMDYIYDRIRK, from the coding sequence ATGGAAGATTACACGCCTGGAATGATCGACTCTTATCCTACAAAACTAGATGATATTAAGGCGATACATGAAAAGTTCACGCTTTACGGCATAAAAAGAAATGAAATTCTAAATGTCTCCGATGAACTGCTAAATTATGTTATATCGATCCTTCAAAACGAGCCGGTTGAGGCTCCCGATGTGCCATTAGAACAATGGTATTCTTTTCTGTCATTACTGGATGAACAAAGGATAACGCCCTTCATTTACTGGAAACTAAAGGAAATGCCCTCGCTTTATCTTCCGTCTAAAACCATAATGGATAATATAAGATTAAAATACATGAATAGTGCCGCAATATCATTACAGGTCGAAGGCCAGCTAAAATATATTCTCCACAGATTTGAAAGCGAAGGAATAGACGTCCTGGTATTAAAAGGGCCGGGACTGGCATACGGGGTCTATCCTCAGACTGCTTCCAGGTCATACAATGATATCGACCTCTTAATAAAGCCTGAAGATATGCCGCGTTCAAGAGTCGCGATGGAAGGGCTTGGATATGACTGTTTGAAAAAGAGGTATGATATTTCCCGGGACTGGTACTATGAAGAACAGTTCCTCCATAAAAACGACCTGAAGTGTCGTCCTGTGGAGATACACTGGGATCTACACCCGTATTCCATTTTAGGTAAAATGGATTTTAAGCAGCTATATGACAGGTCTGATCTGATAGATAGTAAAGATATGAAGTTCCGGACATTAAATACTGTCGATGCTCTGATATATTCTGCGTTACATATGGGCTTCATCCATTGCAGGGAAGTAAAGTTAAGCTGGATCTTAGATGTCGATCTGCTCTGTAAAAGATTGAAAGAGGACGACTGGATAAAATTACAAAAAAGATCCGTAGAAACCTGCGCAAGAATGGCTTTAGAGAATTCTTTGATCATGACCACTAAATGGACCGGATTAAAAATACCATCGCATTTCGATGATTTTTCAAAATGGCCGGAGCCGACAAAAAACGAGGTTCTAGCGTATTCTTATGTACTGCAGGATAGCAAAAGAACATTTAGATCGATGAAGCTAAAATGGCCGGCATCATTTAGTATGGCCAAAAAAGCTCACATATTATTAAACGTTGGTATGGATTACATATATGACCGAATAAGAAAGTGA
- a CDS encoding DUF354 domain-containing protein yields MNFIKIVVDINHPADVHFFKDFIRLMRERGHKILITASKKDVSLELLDRYGLEYVELGSYGDSLPGKSFNIPVLDLKMYKAVRGFNPDLLLGLSSIRAPHVSFLLKKRSVNFLDTEHSKEQRILYMPFVNKIYTPACFMQDLGKKQVRYDGYKELAYLHPDHFTPDIKTLEETGLKKDEKYFIIRSVSWRSSHDIGQHGIRDIQKLIIELEKHGKVLLSSEGPLDNSLKKYRVNISPEKIHDLLYYAALYIGEGATMAAEAAVLGTPSIYISSLKGKLGYLNELEQRYGLLYSFNDQNEAGKKIDELLTMPDIKDMWKSKKEIMLSEKIDVNEYMIGFVEDYMKNNIQS; encoded by the coding sequence ATGAACTTCATAAAGATCGTCGTAGACATAAACCACCCGGCTGACGTCCATTTCTTTAAAGATTTCATCAGGCTGATGAGGGAGAGAGGACACAAAATATTAATTACAGCGTCAAAAAAAGACGTTTCCCTGGAATTACTGGATCGATATGGCCTCGAATATGTCGAACTAGGCAGCTACGGCGATAGTTTACCCGGAAAATCATTCAACATACCGGTACTGGACCTAAAGATGTATAAAGCCGTAAGAGGTTTTAACCCGGACCTTCTCCTCGGACTAAGCTCAATTCGCGCACCTCATGTTTCATTCTTACTAAAAAAAAGGTCGGTCAATTTCCTCGATACCGAACACAGCAAAGAGCAGAGAATACTATACATGCCTTTCGTGAACAAAATTTACACTCCCGCATGCTTTATGCAGGATCTCGGTAAAAAGCAGGTAAGATATGACGGTTACAAGGAACTGGCGTATCTCCATCCGGATCACTTTACCCCTGACATTAAGACGCTCGAAGAAACCGGATTGAAAAAGGATGAAAAATATTTTATCATAAGGTCTGTCTCCTGGAGATCAAGCCACGATATCGGACAGCATGGGATACGCGATATACAAAAATTAATTATAGAACTGGAAAAACACGGTAAAGTCCTGTTATCCTCCGAAGGCCCTCTTGACAATTCATTAAAAAAATATCGGGTAAATATCTCGCCAGAAAAAATACACGACCTGCTATACTATGCGGCCTTGTACATCGGAGAAGGCGCCACTATGGCAGCCGAAGCCGCAGTGCTGGGCACTCCTTCCATATACATATCATCGCTGAAAGGCAAATTAGGATACCTGAATGAACTGGAACAAAGATACGGGCTTCTCTACAGTTTTAATGATCAAAATGAAGCCGGTAAAAAGATCGATGAATTACTCACAATGCCTGATATAAAAGATATGTGGAAAAGTAAGAAGGAAATAATGTTAAGTGAAAAGATCGACGTGAACGAATATATGATAGGATTTGTAGAGGATTACATGAAAAACAATATTCAATCATGA